CATGGAGACCACTGAGGTGGTGATGGGAAAATGGACAAGGGGTCAGGAAGAGGGACTGACTACACAgggccccccaccctcccccgtGCGGGGGCTGAATGTCTCCAGGCCTCTCTGTCCAGGCCTGGCTGTCTGAGAAACTTTCAAGTCTCTTCCTTCGCAGACGCCCTGCATTCCCTGGTGGGTAGCTCAGCTCTGCGGGAAGGAGGATCAGTCCTGGCAAGGCGTCCCTCCATCACCTGGCAGCAGTGGGGGATAAGAGGTCTCCACTGCCAGAGTGAGGTGAGTCAAAGGGGGTTGGGCAGAGGCCTCCTGTTGGGGTGACAGGGCAACGTTTAGACTTGAGGCCACAGGAAACCCGGAGCCTAAGGCCCTCTAGGTGAGCAGACGGTGGCCAACAGGCAGCCTGGAGTCAAGAGGATCCCTGCTCAGGACTTCACAGCTGGCAGCATGCGACACCTGCCTTCCCCCTACCCTGCCCGGGGGAGGTCCACCTTCCTCAATGACTCCCTCCTCATGGGCTTCCCACTCTGGGCTCAGGCCAGACCTTCCTCTGTCCTGAAGGTCCAGCATCCTCTAGGGAGTGGCCAGCTGACCAGAatccactctccccacccccctgcaaGAACTAGAGACTCACAGGTTTGGGTGAGTTGGCATGAGATCTGGAGACCTGGAGAGATGCGTGGCATTAAACCAGGCCATAGTCCCCTACGTTATGGCTGACAGCAAAGAGCCCATGGGAGGAGCAGAGGCCCATTCAAAGTCCAGTAAACAGGGGCGCCCCCTCTCAGGAACCAGGAGCCAGGTCCTGGCCttgggagggatggggtggggtacGCAATTCCTGGCTCAGTCTTTTCTTAGGGGGCATGGCACCCCAGTATCCACCTGGCAGATCCCAGTTAGAGGACTGCTCAAGGTCCAAAGAAAGAACAGGCAGAAAGAAGAGTAAAGTGGGAAGGCTGACGATACTGGCCCAAGACACTGAAATGTGAGCCGGGGGTTTGGGGACAGTTGTGCAGAGAGATGGGGCACACTGACACAGAAGCACAAGTCAGTCCTTACGGCTTCCATCCATCCCCATCAGGCCCTTTGTCCTCTGAAGATTGACCACCTTTCCCATCCCAGCCGACTGTCTTGTCCGGGAGAGCCGGAGACGTCCCCCAAGTTCAGAGCTGCAGGCTTTCCACCTGCTGAAATGTTTTCGCTCTTCAGCTGTCCCTCTTCTTTGCCCCAAGTTCGCTTCTGGAGTGGTTTCCATGGTGTCATGCCAACAGGAGAGTGGAGAGATGTATGTTCACAGCAAGAAAGGGTCTCCTTTGCCACATCCAAGCCCCCTTTCCTGGCCAGCAATGTCCATCCTCAGAGGACAGTCCCAGGACCGCCCACGTGCTGGGGGAGTCAGTGAACAATAGGGTTTTTCTTGGTTCGGAATCTGGCCTCCAAACGACAGTACCCCCAAAGCATCCATTCCCCGGCTGTCCTGGGCCTTTCTGCTATCCTCCACCCCAGGAAGGAAGCCAGAACTGGCCAGAGAGGATGAACAGCTTGGAAGACTCTCCGGCCTCAGTCCCCCATTGCAGGGTGAAGGTGGGCACTGGAGCACACAGGTTTGTCCCTTCAAAAGCCCAGCCAGTCTCTCTGGATCTTTGTTTCCATACAGCTGCTACAGTCTAGAAACCACCTAAAGTAACCCACCTTCCCTGGCTCAAAGGCCTGGATTAAGCTCATTTCTCTCTTACAATCTGTTCCCCCTAAACTCTCCTTCCTCTTAAATCCCAGAGGGCTTAGAAGGGACCCAGGGAAGTTTCTCTTCGTTTTGTCCCCTTTTCTGTCACTTTGCTCCAAAGCTAGAACGGGACAGTCAGCCTCCTGTCCCTccagccctctgcccctccctccatctgctCTGGCCTGCACAATCACTttgactgtttcctcatctctatctTTTCCATCCTTATTTCAGTCTGTCTCCTGCTCTGCCAgcatgaaggctgagagaggttttCCAAATGCAGGCTCTGTCCAGATGACACGAAAAGGCTGGGCAGGACTAGTGGGTCAAATGGACCTGTTGGGTTCATTCGGTTTAGGGCCCAAAAAAAGTGACTTCCTGAGGGTCTAAAGGTGAATGGGGTGTCCTGGGGAGCAGGGTGAGTGCACCACTGGGTGTGTTCATTGACCTGGCTTGTTGGTACAAATGAACACACGTGCACGTGGgacatcacatacacacaaaaatccaaCACTGTGTCCCACAAAGGGTTGAGTTTGCTGCTTATGGGAGATGGGCAAAACTGATATTATGGGTTGTGTTAGAAGGATTGAGTTTTCTTGGTTTTCCCAGAATAAGGATGCTCTTCAATGCCCCCATAGAAACTACTTGGAGAAGTTAATGCAAATtgacagaaaggaaggaataaaggaaaaaaaaaaataaagaaaatagatttatatGCCTATATATGACTATATGGAGCCTTGTAGATAAATACAagcccacttttctttctttctttttttttttttaagcctatcCTCCCCCATAGAGGCTGTGCGAGTTGGGAGTTAGAGGCAATGAAGGGCTGAAACCACAGGCTTCATTCAGCATGTCGTTGTTTTAGCCACCCTGGAAGAACATGTCTTTCCACTATTGGGGTGTGGCGTGATTTCTCAAAGTTTGCCCCTGGGAGTGAAATATGCATGTATACTTAATATTCACGCATCTTCTTAGGAACACCTACTTATCTAATATCACTTGGTTGTGAATTTGCTCTGTGTTGAGAGGAATGGAATGCAGTTTAGTGTTTGTAAATTGGGGGCAGATAGAACagagtgctggggtgggaggagaggaaggacagGGATTGAGCCGTGCAAGCTGCTGGCTGCAGGAGGAGACAGATCCAGGAGAGGCAATGACACCTGttgtcttttcccttctccccccTGCGACCCATCCAGACTGGGCAAACTCCAAGGCTGCCATCACATGCTACACCTTGGGCCACACCTTCTAACGCCCAAATGGCTCCCCAGCTCGGGCCAGGGCTGGGTGTAAGGATGGATGCTTCTGGCCCAtgttctgcttttccttcttgtaACTATTCACCGTTCCCTCTCTTACACACGTAtgcttccctcccttctctttctcttgctccTCCTCTCTTGCCCTCCCTGTTCATTCAACTTGCctcaaaaagaaaaccttttttttttaagggggggtCTTCTTAGCTTTTTGCATCTCCATTGTTGCCGTTTTCAAAGTTGAGACCTTGCGAGAGATTCCgaggtcctcagtttcctcaaatagatagatatatgcttttttttttcccttaaatgagatgaaatgagTGGCatcctggggtggagggaggtgctgGCTGGAGTCAGGGCTAGGGGTaggatggggtgagggaaggatggggaggggacgCATCACTCAACGTTGCTGCTGTCGAAGGTGTGGCACTGAAAGTCCCCGTCGACATACTCCATGCCTGGCAGCTTCATTCCGTACTTGTCCACGCACCAGCAGATGCCACGTTTGCGGCCACGGGAAGGCTTGCACTGGGGTGGGAGAGTGACAGGAAGTGAGGACGGCCGTACCCTGAGGCTCTGCTTCTACCTGGCCCTACGTCTCCCCCTGTCCCCCAAGACAGACCCTCACACCCAGAGAGCTGAGGGAGCTGTACCCAACCCTTGGGGTTCTGGTGTCCACGCTGCCCCAGAGGACCTGGGGAAAAGTCCTAATTTAGGCAGTCTGCCCTTGGCTAGCtcctacaacttttttttttcatgtcaccCATTCAGGGTCCTCCAACTTGGTATTCTCCAGAGAGCTACGTGACCCGATAATGGCAATTATAATAATAGGAGGCGTCACTGGTGTAGCTGCATCAGGTCCCAGACACCACTTAGCACTTACTGTATCCTGCGTACTGCTCTAAGTGCTTTCCCAAGCTGAATCCATTATTCCTCATAATCACGTGAGAATAATAGGTACAGTTATTCTCCATTTTAATGAGAAACTGGAGGCAGCAACATTAACTAACTGGGGTAAAAGAACACAATTCGTAAGCAGGGGAACCAAGGACTGACCCAAAGCCTTCTGGCTCTTGGCTTCTAACTGAGATGAGGGGTGCCCTAATGgagcatcagagtcacctggaagggaacttgttacaaatgcaaaGTTCCCAGAGTTCACCccatcagaaactctggggtggggcccagcagtcagtgttttaacaagcccttgGGGTGATGCTGGTGCCCTGGGAGGTCTAAGAATTACTGCCCTAAGGCCATGTGTACTCCTTAACAGGCTAATAGTACCAGTTAACCAGCAGTAGGGATGCCCAAAGGGTAGTCTGGTTGTGAATGGGACACAAAATGATTTCAGGTGGTATGCAGTGAGAATACAGAgtcatacatgtgtatatttatgtgtatatcaGAAAGTAACATGCACAAAGTGCGATGCGATGCGGTGATAGAAATagaaactttcctttttaaatgatttcGTGTACATGAGGCGAGTCATTAAAATGTCAGTAGACTCTAGTGTAGGAGGGAACAGGGAACATCATGATTGTCACATGTGCCAGGAGATGGGAGGTTTGGGACACACTGTGGTTAATGACAGAAACCCAGGCATTCAGAGGTAGGGGTTTTGGGCAAGTGCTATTCCAGGAGCCCCCTGAACTTGGGGCATGGGATGGGACGTACCTGCTTTCTCTTGTAGAATCCTTTGCGGTCACAGTTGGGCAGGTAAACGGCGCGGGGCACCATGCGCGGGCTGGCTTTGAGCTCCTGCAGGGAAGCCTCCATGTGCCTGCGGCAGGGTCCCTGTGTGCGAATGGGAGGGGTGAGAGGTACGGTAGGACCCGAGCAAGCGCCTGGACTTGCAGAATGGGGTGTGGGAACTGAAGGGTCTGTGTGGAGAGTCACTACTTTTCGTTCCCATAAGTTGCTACTCAAGGTCTTCCTCTGTCTCACCTGCTGTGCCCCCTGAGGGTACAAAGTGCTGCCACGCATGCTCGTTTAGACGCGAGGCAAGGTCAAAAGCTAGGATGGTGGCAGAAGCTGCGGGATACGGGTGCAGGGGGAGATGGGAAGAGAATCCTTGAGGCTCACCTGCTCCGATTCCTGTCTTATCTCAGGTGCAGAGATGACCCGGGGGTGGGCAGTGTTCTCAGCTCCCCCTACGAACTTGGACTGGGTCAGCTTCTTTCTGCGGTCCTTCTTCACAGCCTCAGCCTTCAGCTCAGAGATGCGGGTGTGCTTGGGCCGGAAGATCTTGGGCGAGTAGGTCTCCTCCGCCATCTCGGAGGTGGTTGGCTCCTCGTGCTCGCGGGAATCTCTCTCTGCAGGGAGATGGGGGCGGAGGATCAGCCTCTGTGGTCTGAGACACCACCGTGCAGAGCCCAAGGCTTGAAGGTTTGGGATGAGGAGACGGGCTGTCTGTTTTCCTGAGCTTACCAAACCGGGGAAAGCAGGGAAATAAGAACCAGAGCATAAGTTAACACTCGTGTAAGTGGTGGAAATTCCAGTAGGGTGAATCTGGGGAGACTTCATGGAGTAGGAGAATGTAGGAAAAGTCAAGCCGATACAGGAGAGGAAGTTGCACAAGAGGGAGAGGACAgtctggggatgggggagaacAGTCTGGGGATGTtaaggtggagggagagggctgtttagttcttttttttttttttttaacttttttttaattgatttataatcattttacaatgttgtgtcaaattccagtgtagagcacagtttttca
The genomic region above belongs to Camelus ferus isolate YT-003-E chromosome 5, BCGSAC_Cfer_1.0, whole genome shotgun sequence and contains:
- the IGFBP5 gene encoding insulin-like growth factor-binding protein 5 isoform X2, with amino-acid sequence MVLTAVLLLLAACAGPAQGLGSFVHCEPCDEKALSMCPPSPLGCELVKEPGCGCCMTCALAEGQSCGVYTERCAQGLRCLPRQDEEKPLHALLHGRGVCLNEKSYREQAKIERDSREHEEPTTSEMAEETYSPKIFRPKHTRISELKAEAVKKDRRKKLTQSKFVGGAENTAHPRVISAPEIRQESEQGPCRRHMEASLQELKASPRMVPRAVYLPNCDRKGFYKRKQCKPSRGRKRGICWCVDKYGMKLPGMEYVDGDFQCHTFDSSNVE
- the IGFBP5 gene encoding insulin-like growth factor-binding protein 5 isoform X1 produces the protein MVLTAVLLLLAACAGPAQGLGSFVHCEPCDEKALSMCPPSPLGCELVKEPGCGCCMTCALAEGQSCGVYTERCAQGLRCLPRQDEEKPLHALLHGRGVCLNEKSYREQAKIGKQTARLLIPNLQALGSARWCLRPQRLILRPHLPAERDSREHEEPTTSEMAEETYSPKIFRPKHTRISELKAEAVKKDRRKKLTQSKFVGGAENTAHPRVISAPEIRQESEQGPCRRHMEASLQELKASPRMVPRAVYLPNCDRKGFYKRKQCKPSRGRKRGICWCVDKYGMKLPGMEYVDGDFQCHTFDSSNVE